A window from Candidatus Ancaeobacter aquaticus encodes these proteins:
- a CDS encoding sulfite exporter TauE/SafE family protein produces MDNSILLFVIPLAFICEFIDSSLGMGYGTSLTPILLLMGFEPLQVVPAVLFSEFISGGTAAFLHHKVQNVNFHPSSKDTHVALILSIFAVIGTVIAVLLAVKLPGQILKILIGIIVLSMGIFILVTFNHPPRFTWRKITIIGTIASFNKGMSGGGYGPLVMGGQILSGIGVKNAIGITSLSESVTCLVGIILYFFLIPYIDWTLTLCLTIGSIISVPLAVHTVKKLTERKVKVAIAIVMIILGCLTLGKMLISL; encoded by the coding sequence TGTGAATTTATTGATTCAAGTTTGGGCATGGGATATGGAACAAGTCTTACACCCATTCTCTTGCTCATGGGGTTTGAACCATTGCAGGTTGTTCCTGCAGTACTCTTTTCTGAATTTATCTCAGGTGGTACTGCCGCATTTCTGCATCATAAAGTACAAAATGTGAATTTTCATCCTTCTTCAAAAGATACCCACGTAGCACTGATCCTTTCGATTTTTGCCGTTATAGGCACTGTTATAGCTGTACTCTTAGCCGTAAAACTCCCTGGCCAAATACTCAAGATATTAATCGGCATTATTGTTTTATCTATGGGCATTTTCATATTAGTTACATTCAATCACCCACCACGGTTCACATGGAGAAAAATTACAATAATTGGAACAATTGCCTCTTTTAATAAAGGAATGAGTGGAGGAGGTTATGGCCCGCTGGTTATGGGAGGTCAGATCCTTTCTGGGATCGGAGTAAAAAACGCTATAGGTATTACTTCGCTTTCTGAGAGCGTAACCTGTCTGGTTGGTATTATCCTGTATTTTTTCCTAATACCGTATATAGACTGGACTTTAACACTCTGTCTTACGATAGGATCCATAATTTCTGTTCCACTGGCCGTTCATACCGTAAAAAAACTCACAGAAAGAAAGGTAAAAGTTGCAATAGCAATTGTAATGATTATTCTTGGTTGTCTTACATTAGGTAAGATGCTTATTTCTTTATAA
- the nagB gene encoding glucosamine-6-phosphate deaminase, which yields MLKKTRFISSAFLTTAILVALCSFSFSAQTDVLAPQTVFKQEETRPLLVIAHDEDDLAARTARIIADNIKEKPNTVLGLATGSTPIKTYKELIKIIKAEDIDLSKVVTFNLDEYCGLAKEHDQSYHYFMYDNLFNDLLYNRKTNRKGIRKKNIHILNGMARNKKKECRMYEQMIHDAGGIDIQILGIGGNGHIGFNEPPSRIDSRTREVSLDESTIKANARFFDNDMTKVPKTALSTGIGTILDAKKIILLATTESKSNAIRDSFEKLPNENVPASFLQKHPDVIFMITPEAGRKLTGYYVKESGLPHDSFVGLNINAGDFAANNRHIVRFFNDVLGVQISSWVEILDLSEKHPEYIGHIAMLIARNKYKDVFHNFSVAEYDTYIAMDDEVDKGMQSPETIYEEKPRELTYSDFKEYVTGKKFSESDFISLGKTYEFDVLSREEIDYVIKIPRGIVSEYNFGKQKMAPYEGINPGYLLAKERLGDLVADFSIVEEELPITIDFRVYRAKNTIIQRRMPSLEKKVRELFENGDKKEIIELLRQKIHVDNEILKRGLYLHDNYLKQYGVTLEGKVVLLDAGQLIEDPAQKLNLRAFNFGEGAFNPLKQRFNRRGHAHYFLLYWIKDLAYEFDKGQMGDDITQFYMKESGLPFKHVIDFDISFWSFLEDYEDRIAAFFNKYIFEPQDAISSAKEIYTRYRQTHPQYFNYMVNFVISNKYKEEFFDIAQAEYQLHHPKDIADVAAPVKVKDIFSGVPSVFLPATFVFDLVNELISGRSTYDRDLREDPYQVRQRQEPGTYQ from the coding sequence ATGCTAAAGAAAACACGATTTATAAGTAGTGCGTTCCTCACTACAGCAATTCTCGTAGCCCTTTGTTCGTTTTCTTTTAGCGCTCAAACGGATGTATTGGCTCCTCAGACGGTCTTTAAACAAGAAGAGACAAGACCACTACTCGTTATTGCTCACGACGAAGACGATCTTGCCGCACGTACCGCACGCATCATAGCCGATAATATAAAAGAGAAACCAAACACTGTTTTAGGTCTTGCGACCGGAAGCACCCCCATTAAAACCTACAAGGAACTCATAAAGATAATTAAAGCCGAAGACATTGACCTTTCAAAAGTGGTGACGTTTAACCTTGATGAATACTGCGGGCTTGCAAAAGAACACGATCAAAGTTATCACTATTTTATGTATGACAATTTATTTAATGACCTGTTATATAACCGAAAAACAAACAGAAAAGGTATCAGAAAAAAGAATATCCATATTTTAAACGGTATGGCGCGTAACAAGAAAAAAGAATGTCGCATGTACGAACAGATGATACATGATGCGGGAGGAATAGATATACAGATTTTGGGTATTGGCGGGAACGGCCATATTGGTTTTAATGAACCGCCCTCGCGTATTGATTCTCGAACGCGTGAAGTGTCTCTTGACGAGAGTACCATTAAAGCAAATGCACGATTCTTTGATAATGATATGACCAAAGTCCCAAAAACAGCGCTTTCAACGGGTATTGGGACAATTCTTGACGCAAAGAAAATAATTCTTCTTGCAACAACTGAGAGTAAAAGCAATGCCATAAGAGATTCATTTGAAAAACTTCCTAATGAAAATGTTCCCGCGTCATTTTTGCAAAAACATCCTGACGTTATTTTTATGATTACTCCTGAAGCGGGGAGAAAGCTTACAGGGTATTATGTTAAAGAAAGTGGCTTGCCTCATGATTCTTTTGTTGGGCTCAATATTAATGCAGGTGATTTCGCTGCCAATAACCGCCACATTGTCCGGTTCTTTAACGATGTGTTGGGCGTGCAGATCAGTTCATGGGTGGAGATCTTAGATCTTTCTGAAAAACATCCCGAGTATATTGGGCATATAGCAATGCTTATTGCGCGCAATAAATACAAGGATGTGTTCCATAACTTCTCAGTAGCTGAATATGATACATATATCGCAATGGATGACGAAGTAGATAAGGGTATGCAATCACCTGAGACGATATATGAGGAGAAACCGCGTGAGTTGACGTATAGCGATTTCAAAGAATATGTGACCGGTAAAAAATTCTCTGAAAGTGATTTTATATCGTTAGGAAAAACATATGAGTTTGACGTGCTTAGCCGAGAAGAAATAGACTATGTTATTAAGATTCCACGGGGTATAGTTTCTGAATATAACTTTGGTAAACAGAAAATGGCCCCGTATGAAGGGATCAATCCTGGTTATCTGTTGGCAAAGGAACGGTTAGGTGATCTTGTTGCTGACTTTTCTATTGTTGAAGAAGAATTGCCCATTACTATTGATTTTAGGGTATACAGGGCGAAGAACACTATCATACAGCGGCGTATGCCATCACTGGAGAAAAAGGTGCGAGAATTGTTTGAAAACGGTGACAAAAAAGAAATTATTGAATTACTCCGTCAGAAGATACATGTTGATAATGAGATATTGAAACGCGGTTTGTATCTGCATGATAATTACTTAAAACAGTATGGCGTGACACTGGAAGGGAAAGTCGTGCTTCTTGATGCCGGGCAACTCATTGAAGACCCGGCACAAAAGCTTAATCTGAGAGCGTTTAATTTTGGTGAAGGGGCGTTTAACCCGCTCAAACAGCGATTCAATAGAAGAGGACACGCGCATTATTTTTTGCTGTATTGGATAAAGGATCTCGCGTACGAATTTGACAAAGGCCAAATGGGTGATGACATAACTCAATTTTATATGAAGGAGAGTGGGCTTCCCTTTAAACATGTGATAGATTTTGATATTAGTTTTTGGTCATTTCTTGAAGATTATGAGGATAGGATAGCGGCGTTCTTTAATAAATACATTTTTGAACCGCAGGATGCTATATCGAGCGCAAAAGAGATATATACTCGTTACCGCCAAACACATCCGCAATATTTTAATTATATGGTTAATTTTGTCATATCAAACAAGTACAAGGAAGAATTTTTTGATATTGCGCAAGCTGAATATCAACTACATCATCCTAAAGATATTGCTGATGTTGCAGCTCCTGTGAAAGTAAAAGACATATTTTCCGGTGTGCCGTCTGTATTTCTTCCTGCTACATTTGTCTTTGATCTTGTTAATGAACTGATCTCTGGCAGAAGTACGTATGACCGCGATTTGAGAGAAGATCCCTATCAGGTGAGACAACGCCAAGAACCAGGAACCTACCAATAA